From Arcobacter sp. CECT 8983, the proteins below share one genomic window:
- a CDS encoding F0F1 ATP synthase subunit C: MKKIVLLMLAIAGAAFAADGAVANETLKAYSVVAAGIGLGLAALGGAIGMGNTAAATIAGTARNPGLGGKLMTTMFIALAMIEAQVIYALVIAMIALYANPFLG; encoded by the coding sequence ATGAAAAAAATCGTTCTTTTAATGCTAGCTATTGCTGGTGCTGCATTTGCTGCTGATGGCGCAGTTGCTAACGAAACTTTAAAAGCTTACTCTGTAGTTGCTGCAGGTATTGGTCTTGGTCTTGCTGCACTTGGTGGTGCTATCGGTATGGGTAACACTGCTGCTGCGACTATTGCTGGTACTGCTAGAAACCCAGGTTTAGGTGGAAAATTAATGACTACTATGTTCATTGCATTAGCGATGATCGAAGCACAAGTTATTTATGCATTAGTTATTGCGATGATCGCATTATATGCAAATCCATTTTTAGGGTAA
- a CDS encoding rhodanese-like domain-containing protein → MQKLIFIFFFFIHSYAINPIMLPLKGVKVEHTYSNGKKENYIIERQSYKECLNLAVNVETFQSENLASSKVHKKCKKTFITTKGTIQPLQIHKDIKTFAELEVLEFIENKSNKDPKNYILVDSRTKDWFDKGTIPSAVNIPYDELVYDEDFEIEYERAYELLGVKIVDKNKYDFTKAKTALFFCNGSWCAQSPRAIKTLIKIGFPKEKILWYRGGVASWVGVSLPLTKQMK, encoded by the coding sequence ATGCAAAAACTTATTTTTATATTTTTCTTTTTTATTCATTCTTATGCAATAAACCCTATAATGTTACCTCTTAAAGGTGTAAAAGTAGAGCATACTTACTCAAATGGTAAAAAAGAAAACTATATAATTGAAAGACAATCTTACAAAGAGTGTTTAAATCTAGCAGTAAATGTGGAAACTTTTCAAAGTGAAAACTTAGCTTCTTCAAAAGTTCATAAAAAGTGTAAAAAGACTTTTATTACAACAAAAGGAACTATTCAACCACTTCAAATACATAAAGATATAAAAACATTTGCAGAACTAGAAGTATTAGAATTTATTGAAAATAAATCCAATAAAGACCCTAAAAATTATATATTAGTAGATAGTAGAACAAAAGATTGGTTTGATAAAGGAACAATTCCTAGTGCAGTAAATATTCCATATGATGAGTTAGTTTATGATGAAGATTTTGAGATAGAATATGAAAGAGCCTATGAACTTTTAGGAGTAAAAATAGTTGACAAAAATAAATATGACTTTACTAAAGCAAAAACTGCACTATTTTTTTGTAATGGTTCATGGTGTGCCCAATCACCAAGGGCTATAAAAACACTTATAAAAATAGGATTTCCAAAGGAAAAAATTCTTTGGTACAGAGGAGGAGTGGCTTCTTGGGTAGGGGTTTCCCTACCACTTACAAAACAGATGAAATAA
- a CDS encoding SDR family NAD(P)-dependent oxidoreductase: MFKRVLVTGGNKGIGIKVVEKFLELDYEIITIARSYDNFPYKDNEKVKTIEYDLSDVDGLVTLAKEVGDIDILINNAGYMQPKYTYNNYPKEAKEHIMNVDLHAPVELMNLFSEGMKKKGYGRIVNTASIAGQIGHPDVWYGIAKAGLINATKIYAKLLGSDGITVNCVAPSAAETDMQKDNDEARKAAFKAAVVTNRFAEPEEVAAAIFWLATDCPEYINGITIDINNCFYPR; this comes from the coding sequence ATGTTTAAAAGAGTATTAGTAACTGGTGGAAATAAAGGAATAGGAATAAAAGTTGTTGAAAAGTTTTTAGAACTTGATTATGAAATTATTACAATAGCTAGAAGTTATGATAATTTTCCATATAAAGATAATGAAAAAGTAAAAACTATAGAGTACGATTTATCTGATGTTGATGGTTTAGTTACTTTAGCTAAAGAAGTAGGGGACATTGATATTCTAATAAACAATGCAGGATATATGCAACCAAAATATACTTATAATAACTATCCAAAAGAAGCAAAAGAACATATTATGAATGTTGATTTACATGCTCCTGTTGAGCTTATGAATCTATTTAGTGAAGGTATGAAGAAAAAAGGTTATGGAAGAATTGTAAATACAGCTTCAATTGCAGGACAAATAGGTCATCCTGATGTTTGGTATGGTATTGCAAAAGCAGGGCTTATAAATGCTACAAAAATTTATGCAAAGCTTTTAGGAAGTGATGGTATCACTGTAAATTGTGTTGCTCCAAGTGCTGCTGAAACTGATATGCAAAAAGATAATGATGAAGCAAGAAAAGCTGCTTTTAAAGCTGCTGTTGTAACAAATAGATTTGCCGAACCAGAAGAAGTAGCTGCTGCAATTTTTTGGTTAGCAACAGATTGTCCAGAGTACATAAATGGAATAACAATTGACATAAACAATTGCTTTTATCCAAGATAG
- a CDS encoding efflux RND transporter periplasmic adaptor subunit — translation MNIKKIIAFVFLSIFIIGCGEKKEEQLEEKFPKVVKIYNLEEAGSYKISFEYPAQIEAFQDSTLAFELSGKIVEFNYKEGQKVKKGSLIAKLDDEIYIADYNRAKANYTQALHDYKRYKKLFSSRSVAKVELEKQKQNLDINKAAFQIAKKNLEETKLIAEFDGVLAKKLIDDYERVTAKQPIARLQDNSFYKVNFFVPETDILKLDGELTLEFISTVVDFYVYLPNIDKKIDAKLIDISTTAEEVTRTYEASLQITPPKNLTILPGMTAKVRVIAKNKGKNSMYIPYKAIFTDDSNFSYVWKIDKNNRVQKVKVELGKLHDDSVEILNGLENVSKIVLSGIRFLNENDEVKEYEKVGE, via the coding sequence ATGAATATAAAAAAAATAATTGCTTTTGTTTTTCTATCAATTTTTATAATAGGATGTGGTGAAAAAAAAGAAGAACAGCTAGAAGAGAAATTTCCTAAAGTTGTCAAAATATATAATCTTGAAGAAGCTGGAAGTTATAAAATTAGTTTTGAGTATCCTGCACAAATAGAGGCATTTCAAGATTCAACATTAGCCTTTGAATTATCAGGAAAAATAGTTGAATTCAATTATAAAGAAGGACAAAAAGTAAAAAAAGGTTCTTTAATAGCCAAACTAGATGATGAGATATATATAGCAGATTATAATAGAGCTAAAGCAAATTATACTCAAGCTTTACATGATTATAAAAGATATAAAAAACTTTTTTCTTCTAGATCAGTTGCAAAAGTAGAACTTGAAAAGCAAAAACAAAATCTTGATATAAATAAAGCCGCCTTCCAGATTGCAAAAAAAAATCTTGAAGAGACAAAACTAATTGCAGAGTTTGATGGAGTATTAGCAAAAAAACTAATTGATGATTATGAAAGAGTTACCGCCAAACAACCAATAGCAAGACTGCAAGATAATTCATTTTACAAAGTAAACTTTTTTGTTCCAGAAACAGATATTTTAAAACTTGATGGGGAACTAACTTTAGAATTTATATCTACAGTTGTAGATTTTTATGTTTATCTTCCAAATATTGATAAAAAGATAGATGCAAAACTAATTGATATTTCAACAACTGCTGAAGAAGTAACAAGAACTTATGAAGCAAGTTTACAAATAACGCCACCAAAAAATTTAACTATACTTCCAGGAATGACTGCAAAGGTAAGAGTTATTGCTAAAAATAAGGGTAAAAACTCTATGTATATTCCATATAAAGCCATTTTTACAGATGATTCAAACTTTTCTTATGTTTGGAAAATAGACAAAAACAATAGAGTTCAAAAGGTAAAAGTTGAACTTGGTAAATTACACGATGATTCTGTTGAAATTTTAAATGGACTTGAAAATGTTTCAAAAATTGTTCTTTCTGGAATTAGATTTTTAAATGAAAATGATGAAGTAAAAGAGTATGAAAAAGTAGGCGAATAA